One Sulfitobacter sp. M39 genomic window, CATCTCTCAGGATTACAAGCTCGAATACGGCGAGGCGATTGTGGAGCTGCACGACGACGCGATCCAGCCCGGTGAGAAGGTCTTGGTTGTCGACGATCTACTGGCCACCGGTGGCACCGCCGAGGCGGGGATCAAGCTGATCCAGCGTTTGGGCGGCGAGATCGTGTCCTGCGCCTTTATCATCGACCTGCCGGAACTTGGCGGGCGCAAGCGGCTGGAAGCGATGGGGATGGAGGTCAACGCGCTTTGCGCCTTTGACGGCGCGTAAACAGCGTTGCAGAGACTTTATTCCGGCGCGGGGAACATCGCGCCGGGATTCATGATCCCGTTCGGGTCCAGCGCCGCCTTGATCGCGCGCAACGCAGAGAGCTTCGCCGGATCGCTATAGCGTTCGAGGTCTTTGACCTTGAGCCGCCCGATCCCGTGCTCCGCACTGACAGAGCCGCCGAGCTCGTGCACCAGATCATGGATCGCCGTCTTGATGGGCAAGCGATCCTCCAGATGATCCTCGCGGCTTCGGCCCTGCACCGGGAAAACATTGTAGTGCAGGTTGCCGTCGCCCACATGGCCGAAACAATTGATCCTGAAATCGCCCAGCGCGCCGACCTTTTCCCCCGCGCGGATAATAAATTCGGGCAGCGCGCCCAAGGGGACCGAGATATCGTGGCTGGAGATCGACCCGATCTGGCGGTTGGCGTGAGGCATCATCTCTCGGACGGCCCAGAAATCTTCGGACTGCTGCTGGCTTTGCGCGATCAGCCCGTCTGTCACCAGCTCCGCCTCGAAGGCGGTGGCAAACAGCGTCTCGAGCGCGGCCATCGGATCCAGATCACCGCTAAGGCCTAATTCGATCAGCACGCTCCATTCTGGCGGGGTGTCGAAGGGCTGGCGCAGTTCGGGCATCTTTTCGGTGAGGAAATCCAGCCCGACGCCGTTCATGATCTCGAACGCGCTGATCATCTCGCCCAACCGACTGCGCGCGAGCGACAGCAGCTTCAGCGCCGCCGCCGGAGAGTTCACGACCAGTAGCGCGGTCCCTGTCTTGGCGGGCCGCGGGAAGAGTTTGAGCGCAGCGGCGGTGATGACGCCAAGCGTGCCCTCGGCACCGACCAGCAGGTGACGCAGATCATAGCCGGTGTTGTTCTTGCGCAGCCGTGTCAGGCCGTTCCAGATCTGGCCATCGGGCAGCACGGCCTCTAGCCCCAGACAAAGATCGCGGGCGTTGCCATAGCGCAGCACGCCGGTGCCGCCCGCGTTTGTCGCGAGGTTCCCCCCAATTCGGGCAGAACCCTGTGCCGCTAGGGTCAGGGGAAACAGGCGATCCGCGGCTTCGGCGGCGTCTTGCACGTCGGACAGGATCATCCCCGCTTCGGCCACCAGTACGTTTTCGTCAGGGTAGACCGCGCGGAGTTTGTTCATGCGTTCCAGCGACAGGATCAGCGGAGCGGGGCCAGATTCTGCCACCTGGCCGCCCACAAGTCCGGTACCACCGCCATAGGGGATCACGCCGACCCGTGCTGCATTGGCATGGCGGATCAGGGTCGCGACCTCTTCGACCGTGCGTGGCAGGGCTAGCACGGCCGATTTTCCCGCATAAAGCCCGCGGGGTTCTTCCAGATAGCGGGGCTCGACCGCGCGGAAGACGTCAGGCGAAAGATCGGCACGCAGCGCGGCCTCGAATGCGGGATCGGCGGGGTTCAATGTCATGGCCTATTGATCGCGCCAAGCGGGGCGGGATGCAAGCGGCTTTGGTCCTCGCTAATGCAGGATCGGCGGCTTTGACGGGTCAGATCCGGGGGCCTCCATCCGCGGGGTTTTCTCAAGCGGGTCCATCTGGGGCAGATCAAAACGCAGCCCGACTTTCGACAGTTTTTCAACCGTCGGATCAGAGGGCGCGAAGAAGCCCACATCCATCGCCCCCGCATCGATACCCGAGAATGTCAGCGCCTCGGAGGCGGCACGAACCAGCGCGTCTTGCGCGCGCGGGATGGCCCCGACAAAGCCCAGCAGATGCCCGCGCCCGCCACCGGTGTATTCAACCCCGACCAGCCACGCCCCTGCCGCCATGCCTGTGGCGGTCGCCAGCTTGGCATCAATCGCGGCAATCAGCGTTTCGGGAAGGCCCTTGGGCGGCAGAACACGGTCAATGCGCGCCTCGACCTCTCCGGCTTCATGAGCGAGT contains:
- a CDS encoding SseB family protein, with translation MTEATPLDIAHAAMMADDSDDAARLRFYERMADVELFLLLEAEPDADQVSPVLLEDAYVLVFDRIERLAAYVGQPAPYVALSGRAIAGMLEGQPLGMAVNLDVAPSAIVLPDSAVAWLRDTLAHEAGEVEARIDRVLPPKGLPETLIAAIDAKLATATGMAAGAWLVGVEYTGGGRGHLLGFVGAIPRAQDALVRAASEALTFSGIDAGAMDVGFFAPSDPTVEKLSKVGLRFDLPQMDPLEKTPRMEAPGSDPSKPPILH
- a CDS encoding FAD-binding oxidoreductase, translated to MTLNPADPAFEAALRADLSPDVFRAVEPRYLEEPRGLYAGKSAVLALPRTVEEVATLIRHANAARVGVIPYGGGTGLVGGQVAESGPAPLILSLERMNKLRAVYPDENVLVAEAGMILSDVQDAAEAADRLFPLTLAAQGSARIGGNLATNAGGTGVLRYGNARDLCLGLEAVLPDGQIWNGLTRLRKNNTGYDLRHLLVGAEGTLGVITAAALKLFPRPAKTGTALLVVNSPAAALKLLSLARSRLGEMISAFEIMNGVGLDFLTEKMPELRQPFDTPPEWSVLIELGLSGDLDPMAALETLFATAFEAELVTDGLIAQSQQQSEDFWAVREMMPHANRQIGSISSHDISVPLGALPEFIIRAGEKVGALGDFRINCFGHVGDGNLHYNVFPVQGRSREDHLEDRLPIKTAIHDLVHELGGSVSAEHGIGRLKVKDLERYSDPAKLSALRAIKAALDPNGIMNPGAMFPAPE
- a CDS encoding adenine phosphoribosyltransferase, yielding MKQVQDYIRTIVDFPHEGIMFRDVTTLFADPRGFRMAIDQMLHPYAGIDIDKVVGLEARGFILGGAIAHQLSVGFVPIRKKGKLPGRTISQDYKLEYGEAIVELHDDAIQPGEKVLVVDDLLATGGTAEAGIKLIQRLGGEIVSCAFIIDLPELGGRKRLEAMGMEVNALCAFDGA